One genomic segment of Hordeum vulgare subsp. vulgare chromosome 2H, MorexV3_pseudomolecules_assembly, whole genome shotgun sequence includes these proteins:
- the LOC123426795 gene encoding uncharacterized protein LOC123426795 has product MYRPKIPNSGWAAFDRRLRGTADGRDDVDVNSFPALSGSRGFSSASSSAIENNNIPKAKPFASVIRPPVEFAVVGKENGNKHLTDHTVRTNFGVNSSSDNKIKLLKDAHSWADSNLIEDILAGVDNDVGQASVLLKSMVAPDFLPKESRTTVQPAFEMNKAHGSVSGYAIAENKHSNESQLLPLQMNVISIPQEPELEEFDDDYLNHRKDALKMMRAATKHSQAASNAFFRGDHAAAKELSLRAQEERSAAEKLNNNAAEEIFHLRNSNNNIWKIDMHGLHASEAVTALERHLHMLEFQPPGNNPASTDELYKSESTIAVRNEVAPEKVVVFLRPRQSVLEVITGIGRHSKGQASLPVAVRGFLIENGYRFEELRPGVFSVRPKFRRG; this is encoded by the exons ATGTATAGACCGAAGATCCCCAATTCGGGGTGGGCTGCTTTCGATCGCAGGTTGCGTGGCACAGCTGATGGAAGGGATGATGTTGATGTCAACTCATTTCCTGCTCTCTCGGGGTCTAGAGGCTTCAGTTCTGCCAGCAGCTCAGCTATAGAAAATAATAATATTCCAAAGGCAAAGCCTTTTGCATCAGTGATTCGCCCCCCTGTTGAATTTGCAGTTGTTGGTAAGGAAAACGGAAATAAGCATTTGACTGATCACACGGTGCGAACAAATTTTGGTGTAAACTCTTCATCTGATAACAAAATTAAGCTCCTGAAGGATGCTCATAGTTGGGCTGACAGTAACTTAATTGAGGACATATTGGCTggcgtggataatgatgttggccAAGCATCTGTTTTGCTGAAATCCATGGTCGCTCCTGACTTTCTGCCAAAGGAGAGTAGAACAACTGTTCAACCAGCTTTTGAGATGAATAAAGCACATGGTTCAGTGTCAGGATACGCTATAGCAGAGAATAAACATTCAAATGAATCACAATTGTTGCCACTGCAAATGAATGTAATCTCTATACCCCAGGAACCTGAATTAGAAGAGTTTGATGATGATTACTTAAACCACCGGAAAGATGCATTGAAGATGATGAG GGCTGCCACAAAGCATTCTCAGGCTGCCAGCAATGCATTCTTCAGAGGGGACCATGCTGCTGCCAAGGAACTCTCCCTCAGAGCTCAAGAAGAGCGGTCGGCTGCTGAAAAGTTAAATAATAACGCAGCAGAAGAAATATTTCACCTCAGGAacagcaataataacatttggaaGATAGACATGCATGGTCTACATGCATCAGAGGCGGTAACTGCATTGGAGAGGCATCTGCACATGTTAGAGTTCCAGCCACCAGGGAATAATCCAGCTTCAACTGATGAATTATATAAGTCTGAATCCACAATTGCTGTCCGAAATGAGGTTGCACCGGAGAAGGTGGTGGTGTTTCTTCGCCCTAGACAGTCTGTCTTAGAGGTGATCACAG GGATTGGCAGGCACAGCAAAGGACAGGCTTCACTGCCTGTTGCAGTTAGGGGCTTCCTTATTGAAAATGGATATCGATTTGAGGAGCTGAGGCCTGGTGTTTTCTCTGTTCGTCCTAAATTTCGCCGCGGGTAA